From a single Lolium rigidum isolate FL_2022 chromosome 7, APGP_CSIRO_Lrig_0.1, whole genome shotgun sequence genomic region:
- the LOC124677257 gene encoding protein RCC2 homolog isoform X2, translating into MSASADPAKAPAPSEEKPEAGSGGELLYCGATNFEAMNRKLAGGMQGNLVSPTRLRSLLGVDIRSVATGCAACHSVALGADGRCYTWGRNEKGQLGHGDTRQRNLPTVVSELSKYKIIKASVGRNHTVVVTDEGKSFAFGHNKHGQLGTGSLRNEIETSPVSCLVTDVTNAVCGGDFTVWLSSVEGSSILTAGLPQYGQLGHGTDNEYNTKDSSVKLSYEAQPRPKAIAVFSEKTIVKVACGTNHTVAVDSSGFVYTWGYGGYGRLGHREQKDEWKPRLVEIFQRHNVLPPNAIVSAGSASSACTAGGGQMYMWGKMKNTGDDWMYPKPLMDLSGWNVRCMASGNMHHIVGADDSCISWGAAQFGELGYGPNGQKSSANPKKVDSLNGMHVTSVGCGFGLSLIVVDRAQAGSKLDELDIYDGDTSTQEEKVEVKATKKAPASAKSNKRKKTKDLSESEEEDDDESSDDENGDVKGAKGGRGGKASTRGRGRGAKKATPEPKSSGRGRGRPKKTESPPAKAESSGRGGKRGRGRPRKA; encoded by the exons aTGTCGGCCAGCGCCGACCCCGCGAAGGCCCCCGCCCCCTCGGAGGAGAAGCCGGAGGCCGGCTCCGGCGGGGAGCTGCTCTACTGCGGCGCGACCAACTTCGAGGCCATGAACCGGAAGCTGGCGGGCGGGATGCAGGGCAACCTGGTGTCCCCCACGCGCCTGCGCTCGCTCCTCGGCGTGGACATCCGCTCCGTCGCCACCGGCTGCG CGGCTTGCCATTCTGTTGCTTTGGGTGCTGATGGTCGTTGCTATACATGGGGTCGCAATGAG AAGGGGCAGTTGGGGCATGGGGATACTCGTCAGCGTAACCTACCAACCGTTGTTTCCGAACTATCAAA atataaaataattaaagcaagtgttggaagaaatcacacAGTTGTTGTTACCGACGAGGGCAAGTCCTTCGCTTTTGGTCACAACAAACACGGGCAGTTGGGGACAGGTTCCCTAAGGAATG AAATCGAGACATCGCCAGTGTCCTGTCTTGTGACTGATGTAACTAACGCGGTTTGTGGTGGTGATTTTACTGTCTGGCTGTCTTCAGTTGAGGGCTCTTCTATACT TACAGCAGGTCTTCCCCAGTACGGCCAACTTGGTCATGGAACTGACAATGAG TACAATACCAAAGATTCGTCAGTAAAGCTATCATATGAAGCCCAACCCCGCCCCAAGGCAATAGCCGTGTTCTCTGAGAAAACTATTGTGAAAGTTGCATGTGGAACAAATCATACAG TTGCAGTTGattcaagtggatttgtttacac ATGGGGGTATGGCGGGTATGGAAG GTTGGGCCACAGAGAACAAAAGGATGAGTGGAAACCTCGCCTCGTTGAAATATTTCAAAGGCACAATGTTCTGCCTCCCAATGCTATTGTCTCAGCTGGTTCTGCAAGTTCTGCATGTACTGCCG GCGGTGGACAAATGTACATGTGGGGAAAAATGAAGAATACAGGTGATGACTGGATGTATCCAAAGCCGCTAATGGATTTAAG TGGCTGGAATGTCCGGTGCATGGCTTCTGGTAACATGCACCACATTGTTGGTGCAGATGATTCTTGCATAAGCTGGGGTGCTGCCCAATTTGGAGAGCTCGGTTATGGCCCTAACGGGCAAAA ATCATCTGCGAATCCTAAAAAGGTTGACAGTCTAAATGGAATGCATGTTACAAG TGTTGGTTGTGGATTTGGACTGTCTCTGATTGTTGTGGACAGAGCACAAGCTGGTTCTAAGCTTGATGAG CTGGATATTTATGATGGCGATACCTCCACTCAAG AAGAGAAAGTGGAGGTGAAGGCAACCAAGAAGGCACCTGCTAGTGCCAAGTCCAACAAGCGTAAGAAAACCAAGGACCTTTCTGAATCAGAAgaagaggacgatgacgagagctCAGACGACGAGAATGGAGATGTTAAGGGTGCAAAGGGTGGCAGGGGTGGTAAAGCGTCGACTAGGGGGAGAGGCAGGGGAGCCAAGAAGGCTACTccggagcccaagtcatctggaaGGGGCAGAGGCCGCCCGAAGAAAACCGAGAGCCCTCCAGCAAAGGCAGAGAGCTCGGGACGAGGTGGAAAGAGAGGCCGAGGCAGGCCTCGGAAGGCCTAA
- the LOC124677257 gene encoding protein RCC2 homolog isoform X1: MSASADPAKAPAPSEEKPEAGSGGELLYCGATNFEAMNRKLAGGMQGNLVSPTRLRSLLGVDIRSVATGCAACHSVALGADGRCYTWGRNEKGQLGHGDTRQRNLPTVVSELSKYKIIKASVGRNHTVVVTDEGKSFAFGHNKHGQLGTGSLRNEIETSPVSCLVTDVTNAVCGGDFTVWLSSVEGSSILTAGLPQYGQLGHGTDNEYNTKDSSVKLSYEAQPRPKAIAVFSEKTIVKVACGTNHTVAVDSSGFVYTWGYGGYGRLGHREQKDEWKPRLVEIFQRHNVLPPNAIVSAGSASSACTAGGGQMYMWGKMKNTGDDWMYPKPLMDLSGWNVRCMASGNMHHIVGADDSCISWGAAQFGELGYGPNGQKSSANPKKVDSLNGMHVTSVGCGFGLSLIVVDRAQAGSKLDELDIYDGDTSTQVEEKVEVKATKKAPASAKSNKRKKTKDLSESEEEDDDESSDDENGDVKGAKGGRGGKASTRGRGRGAKKATPEPKSSGRGRGRPKKTESPPAKAESSGRGGKRGRGRPRKA, translated from the exons aTGTCGGCCAGCGCCGACCCCGCGAAGGCCCCCGCCCCCTCGGAGGAGAAGCCGGAGGCCGGCTCCGGCGGGGAGCTGCTCTACTGCGGCGCGACCAACTTCGAGGCCATGAACCGGAAGCTGGCGGGCGGGATGCAGGGCAACCTGGTGTCCCCCACGCGCCTGCGCTCGCTCCTCGGCGTGGACATCCGCTCCGTCGCCACCGGCTGCG CGGCTTGCCATTCTGTTGCTTTGGGTGCTGATGGTCGTTGCTATACATGGGGTCGCAATGAG AAGGGGCAGTTGGGGCATGGGGATACTCGTCAGCGTAACCTACCAACCGTTGTTTCCGAACTATCAAA atataaaataattaaagcaagtgttggaagaaatcacacAGTTGTTGTTACCGACGAGGGCAAGTCCTTCGCTTTTGGTCACAACAAACACGGGCAGTTGGGGACAGGTTCCCTAAGGAATG AAATCGAGACATCGCCAGTGTCCTGTCTTGTGACTGATGTAACTAACGCGGTTTGTGGTGGTGATTTTACTGTCTGGCTGTCTTCAGTTGAGGGCTCTTCTATACT TACAGCAGGTCTTCCCCAGTACGGCCAACTTGGTCATGGAACTGACAATGAG TACAATACCAAAGATTCGTCAGTAAAGCTATCATATGAAGCCCAACCCCGCCCCAAGGCAATAGCCGTGTTCTCTGAGAAAACTATTGTGAAAGTTGCATGTGGAACAAATCATACAG TTGCAGTTGattcaagtggatttgtttacac ATGGGGGTATGGCGGGTATGGAAG GTTGGGCCACAGAGAACAAAAGGATGAGTGGAAACCTCGCCTCGTTGAAATATTTCAAAGGCACAATGTTCTGCCTCCCAATGCTATTGTCTCAGCTGGTTCTGCAAGTTCTGCATGTACTGCCG GCGGTGGACAAATGTACATGTGGGGAAAAATGAAGAATACAGGTGATGACTGGATGTATCCAAAGCCGCTAATGGATTTAAG TGGCTGGAATGTCCGGTGCATGGCTTCTGGTAACATGCACCACATTGTTGGTGCAGATGATTCTTGCATAAGCTGGGGTGCTGCCCAATTTGGAGAGCTCGGTTATGGCCCTAACGGGCAAAA ATCATCTGCGAATCCTAAAAAGGTTGACAGTCTAAATGGAATGCATGTTACAAG TGTTGGTTGTGGATTTGGACTGTCTCTGATTGTTGTGGACAGAGCACAAGCTGGTTCTAAGCTTGATGAG CTGGATATTTATGATGGCGATACCTCCACTCAAG TAGAAGAGAAAGTGGAGGTGAAGGCAACCAAGAAGGCACCTGCTAGTGCCAAGTCCAACAAGCGTAAGAAAACCAAGGACCTTTCTGAATCAGAAgaagaggacgatgacgagagctCAGACGACGAGAATGGAGATGTTAAGGGTGCAAAGGGTGGCAGGGGTGGTAAAGCGTCGACTAGGGGGAGAGGCAGGGGAGCCAAGAAGGCTACTccggagcccaagtcatctggaaGGGGCAGAGGCCGCCCGAAGAAAACCGAGAGCCCTCCAGCAAAGGCAGAGAGCTCGGGACGAGGTGGAAAGAGAGGCCGAGGCAGGCCTCGGAAGGCCTAA